The following are encoded together in the Vicia villosa cultivar HV-30 ecotype Madison, WI unplaced genomic scaffold, Vvil1.0 ctg.001544F_1_1, whole genome shotgun sequence genome:
- the LOC131635781 gene encoding uncharacterized protein LOC131635781, with the protein MNKYTKTYLKLFRRGSKSNHKKRFSKEAKVAAVTTTVVAVLCLVAAFCYFAPSNNYIFSGDFVRNKNPSSIHTNIHKEQEYPLRCTKGNKTEKQTCPRDYYPTKHYPTNQNSHVCPSYFRWIHEDLKPWKDIGITREMLEGGRRTANFKAVIVDGKLYVEKYMKSFHTRDVFTLWSIVQLLRLYPGKIPDLELMFDCEDRPVIRSDEFQGPNASPPPLFGYCSDQSSLDIVFPDWSFWGWAEINIKPWNGIMKDIKEGNKRIKWKDRVPYAYWKGNPTVAATRNDLLTCNVSSENDWKNHIYIQDWAKETNEGYKESNLANQCTHRYKIYIEGIAWSVSEKYILACDSMTLYVRPNYYDFFMRGMVPLQHYWPIRDNTKCTSLKFAVEWGNNYTDKAQAIGKAASKFMQEDLAMNNIYDYMFHLLNGYAKLLRFKPTIPQGAEELCSETMACDYDGTHRKFMEESMVMSPSDSNPCTILPPYDSLTIQEILERKANSTRQVEVWEDEYWQNRNNGHSIA; encoded by the exons atgaacaagtacactAAAACATATCTCAAACTATTTCGAAGAGGTTCTAAATCTAATCATAAGAAGAGGTTCTCCAAGGAAGCAAAAGTTGCAGCAGTTACCACCACTGTGGTTGCTGTTTTATGCTTAGTAGCCGCTTTTTGTTATTTTGCACCTTCCAATAAT TATATATTTTCAGGTGATTTTGTTCGAAATAAAAACCCTTCATCCATCCACACAAACATACACAAAGAACAAGAGTATCCACTTAGATGCACCAAAGGGAACAAGACTGAGAAACAAACATGTCCAAGAGACTACTACCCTACAAAACATTACCCAACAAATCAAAATAGCCATGTTTGTCCCTCATACTTTAGATGGATCCATGAAGATCTAAAGCCATGGAAAGATATAGGGATCACAAGAGAAATGCTGGAAGGAGGAAGAAGAACAGCAAACTTTAAGGCTGTGATTGTGGACGGAAAACTATATGTAGAGAAGTATATGAAATCTTTTCACACAAGAGATGTGTTCACTTTGTGGAGTATTGTGCAACTATTAAGGTTGTATCCTGGCAAGATACCTGATTTAGAACTAATGTTCGATTGCGAAGATAGACCTGTTATTCGGTCGGATGAGTTTCAAGGCCCAAATGCTTCGCCGCCGCCTTTGTTTGGATATTGTTCTGATCAATCGAGTTTGGATATCGTTTTTCCTGATTGGTCTTTTTGGGGATG GGCTGAGATAAATATAAAGCCATGGAATGGAATCATGAAAGATATAAAAGAAGGAAACAAAAGGATCAAGTGGAAGGATAGAGTACCTTATGCTTATTGGAAAGGGAACCCTACTGTTGCTGCAACTAGGAATGATCTTCTGACATGCAATGTTTCATCAGAGAATGATTGGAAGAATCACATATACATACAA GATTGGGCTAAAGAAACCAACGAAGGTTACAAAGAATCCAACTTAGCAAATCAATGTACCCATAG GTACAAGATATACATAGAAGGAATTGCTTGGTCAGTGAGTGAAAAATACATTTTGGCATGTGATTCCATGACATTATATGTAAGACCCAATTACTATGATTTTTTCATGAGAGGCATGGTTCCATTGCAACACTATTGGCCCATTAGAGACAATACTAAATGCACCTCTCTTAAATTTGCTGTGGAATGGGGCAACAATTATACCGATAAG GCACAAGCAATAGGAAAAGCTGCTAGCAAATTCATGCAAGAGGACTTAGCCATGAACAATATATATGATTACATGTTCCATCTTCTTAATGGATATGCAAAGCTTTTGAGATTCAAACCAACTATACCTCAAGGAGCTGAGGAACTTTGCTCAGAAACAATGGCATGTGATTATGATGGTACACATAGGAAGTTCATGGAAGAGTCAATGGTTATGTCTCCTAGTGATTCAAATCCATGCACCATTCTTCCTCCATATGATTCTTTGACCATACAAGAAATTTTAGAGAGAAAAGCTAATTCAACAAGACAAGTAGAAGTTTGGGAAGATGAATATTGGCAGAATAGAAATAATGGACATAGTATTGCCTAA